The window AGCGATCGCCTGATTTTGACGGTAGAAGTAGTGATAATCGTGGGTAAAAACCCATCTATTCCCTGTTCTCCTAGAAATTTACAGATTGGTGCTAAATCTTCTGGTTCTTTTAAATCGGTGAACGCTAAACCCAAACCGCCATTAATTTGTAGATCAATACCCCCTAAAGACAAATAATCACCTTGGAGATCGATGACTGTATAATGACTATGAGTCTCGCTATTGTCGTGCCAAGGGTCAATCGACTCAATGATACCCTCAGGGTCAATCGTTATTTCCTGTAACTCTTGTTCACCTGGTAGCCTGGCTTGGATGATTTTAAAAGATTGATTCATAAAAATATGAGTGTGATATCAGAAAGTCAGGATACACCTAAAATAGGGATTATTATGGGGAGTGATTCTGATTTGCCTACGATGAAAGACGCGATCGTTATCTGTGAGGAATTTAAGATTACTACAGAAGTCGCGATCATCTCTGCCCATCGTACTCCCTTGCGTCTGGTGGATTACACTACCAACGCCCACACTAGAGGACTTAAGGTAATTATTGCCGGTGCAGGAGGTGCCGCCCATCTCCCGGGCATGGTAGCTTCCCTGACTCCTTTACCAGTGATTGGCGTTCCTGTAGCCACCCGTCATCTTAAGGGGGTAGATTCCCTCTACTCCATTGTACAGATGCCCGAGGGCATTCCTGTGGCCACAGTCGCTATTGGTAACAGTAAAAACGCGGGTTTATTAGCAGTGCAAATCCTAGCCACTCATGATCCCCAACTTTTAGCCCAGGTAAAAGAATATCGTCAACAATTATCCCAAGCGGTGTTGGATAAACAAGCCAAATTAGATCGTTTAGGTTACCAAGCTTATCTAGAAGAAAGTTAATCTATGTCAAAATCACCTTCTTTACCTCCTGGAAATTTGGGATTACCTGTAATAGGCGAAACTTTGAGCTTTCTTAGGGATTCCAACTTTTCCAGCCGGCGATTAGAGAAATACGGTAAGGTTTTTAAAACCAGTATACTCGGCAAAAAAACTGTAATCATGACGGGGGCTAAAGCTAATCAGTTTTTATTTAAACACGAGAATAAATACGTCCAAGCTACGTGGCCGAAAAGTACCAAAATCTTACTAGGACCAAGCTCTTTGTCGGTACAATCGGGGGAATTCCATACCTCACGTCGTAAGTTGCTCTATCAAGCTTTTCAACCTCGAGCTTTAGAGAGTTATCTGCCCAAAATGGAAGAAATAACCCGTCAATACTTTCAGAAATGGACAGATTTAGGAGAGTTTACTTGGTATCGGGAAATTAGGGATTATACTTTTGATATCGCTAGTAGTTTGTTAGTGGGAACAGAGGGAGGTTCTCAAACTCCTTTAGCTGACTTGTATACAGAATGGGTTAAAGGCTTATTTTCCCTTCCTATCCCTCTTCCTTGGACAACTTTTGGTAAATCCCTGGCTTGTCGGCAAAAATTGCTCATATATATAGAAGAAATAGTTAAAAAACGAGCTTCCCAGCCTAATACTGGCAATGACGCTCTCGGGCTGTTGTTAGCAGCTAAAGACGAGGAAGGAAATAATCTCAGTTTAGCCGAACTCAAAGATCAAGTACTGTTATTATTATTCGCAGGACACGAAACTCTTACTTCGGCTTTGGTGTCTTTCTGTCTGTTGGTGGCACAACATCCGGAAGTATGGACCAGATTGCGCCAAGAACAGCGCGATTTAAACCTAACCTCTCCCCTGAGTCCAGAAAAACTCAAAGCAATGACTTATTTAGAACAGGTACTTAAGGAAGTTCTGCGGCTGATACCTCCGGTAGGGGGTGGTTTTCGGAAAGTAATAGAGTCTTTTGAGTTTGATGGCTACTTGATTCCTAAAAATTGGTTAGTTCAGTACCAAATTAGACAGACTCAGCGAGATCCGGAAATATATCCAGAATCTGAAGTGTTTAATCCTGATCGCTTCGCACCAGGGCAAGAAAAGCAGGAAAGTTGCAGTTATGTACCTTTTGGCGGTGGTTTACGGGAATGTTTGGGTAAAGAGTTCGCCCGTCTGGAAATGCGCGTTTTTGCCGCTTTATTAATACAAAAGTACCAATGGGAGTTATTGCCTAACCAAGATCTGAGTATGGGTATTGTTCCTACTCCTCACCCTAAGGACGGTCTAAAGGTTCGTTTCTCGTTATTATGATTAATGCGACTTTTGGCGCGGGCTGCTTTTGGAAAACCGAGGACGCTTTTTTGGGGTTAAAAGGTGTTATTAAAACCTCTGTAGGCTATATGGGGGGAGATTTTCCTAACCCGAGTTATTTAGATGTACTCTCTCGGATCACTGGACACGCAGAGGTGGCACAAATCGAATATGATCCGGAATTGGTGAGTTATCAGGAGTTATTAAAGGTGTTTTGGTCGATTCACGATCCGACTCAACTCAATCGCCAAGGAAGCGATCGGGGTGAACAATATCGCTCAGTAATTTTTTACCATAATCAACAACAAAAACTAGAAGCTCAATCTTCTTTACATCAGTTGGAAATGACCGGGGTTTTCCCGGGTAGAATTGTCACCCAAATTCAACCTGCGGGTGCTTATTATCTCGCCGATGACTATCATCAGCAGTATTTGGCTAAAAAACGCCTTTAAGCAGTCGCTGATAATTTTTGTCATAAGTTTTCTTAATATTACGATATGCCTATGATGCAGGCGATCGCTTTAAAGCAAGATGACAAGGTTAGAAAAATCGTTACTAGAATAGAATTAACTAAAAAAATTGGTAACCGTTCAGGGTGGGCATAAAGAAGGCGAAAAACAACCCCTTTCCATCAGGCAGCAAAATTAGGCAGATTTCAACCAGTAATCCCTTTTTTGTCAATCTCCGAGAAAAAATATGAGAAAATAAATGAAGATGAGAGCTGAAGGTAGCTATGAATAATGGATGTAGCAGAACAGATCAAAAAACATTTGCCGAGAGAAGCCGATACTACAGTTCCCGAGATAGATAAATATTGTGAATATTACAGAAGTTTATTTCCAGAAGTAAGAAGTTATGAATGTTTTAAATACTTACATTTAGGAATTATTAGTACTCTCAAAAGAAAATCTTTACCGGAAATAAGTAAAATAGTGGGGATATCATCACAATCATTACATCATTTCATTAGTAAATCACCCTGGTCAAAATCTGAACTAGAAACGAGAAGATTGAAGAGAATCAAAAAAATACTACGAAATCAAGAAATAGCTATAATCATAGATGAGACAGGAGATAGAAAGAAAGGGAAGAAAACAGATTATGTAAGTAGACAATATTTAGGAAGTATAGGAAAAGTAGATAATGGAATTGTCTCAGTGAATAGTTATGGAGTCTATCAAAATATAACATTTCCATTAATAACAAGAATATATAAACCAAAAGGAAAACTAAAATCAGAAGACAAATATAAATCGAAAACAGAAATAGCCGTAGATATTATCAAAGAAATCAAAAAAATAGGCTTAAATATAAAAATAGTATTAGCAGACAGT is drawn from Gloeocapsa sp. PCC 73106 and contains these coding sequences:
- the purE gene encoding 5-(carboxyamino)imidazole ribonucleotide mutase, with protein sequence MSVISESQDTPKIGIIMGSDSDLPTMKDAIVICEEFKITTEVAIISAHRTPLRLVDYTTNAHTRGLKVIIAGAGGAAHLPGMVASLTPLPVIGVPVATRHLKGVDSLYSIVQMPEGIPVATVAIGNSKNAGLLAVQILATHDPQLLAQVKEYRQQLSQAVLDKQAKLDRLGYQAYLEES
- a CDS encoding cytochrome P450: MSKSPSLPPGNLGLPVIGETLSFLRDSNFSSRRLEKYGKVFKTSILGKKTVIMTGAKANQFLFKHENKYVQATWPKSTKILLGPSSLSVQSGEFHTSRRKLLYQAFQPRALESYLPKMEEITRQYFQKWTDLGEFTWYREIRDYTFDIASSLLVGTEGGSQTPLADLYTEWVKGLFSLPIPLPWTTFGKSLACRQKLLIYIEEIVKKRASQPNTGNDALGLLLAAKDEEGNNLSLAELKDQVLLLLFAGHETLTSALVSFCLLVAQHPEVWTRLRQEQRDLNLTSPLSPEKLKAMTYLEQVLKEVLRLIPPVGGGFRKVIESFEFDGYLIPKNWLVQYQIRQTQRDPEIYPESEVFNPDRFAPGQEKQESCSYVPFGGGLRECLGKEFARLEMRVFAALLIQKYQWELLPNQDLSMGIVPTPHPKDGLKVRFSLL
- the msrA gene encoding peptide-methionine (S)-S-oxide reductase MsrA encodes the protein MINATFGAGCFWKTEDAFLGLKGVIKTSVGYMGGDFPNPSYLDVLSRITGHAEVAQIEYDPELVSYQELLKVFWSIHDPTQLNRQGSDRGEQYRSVIFYHNQQQKLEAQSSLHQLEMTGVFPGRIVTQIQPAGAYYLADDYHQQYLAKKRL
- a CDS encoding IS701 family transposase produces the protein MDVAEQIKKHLPREADTTVPEIDKYCEYYRSLFPEVRSYECFKYLHLGIISTLKRKSLPEISKIVGISSQSLHHFISKSPWSKSELETRRLKRIKKILRNQEIAIIIDETGDRKKGKKTDYVSRQYLGSIGKVDNGIVSVNSYGVYQNITFPLITRIYKPKGKLKSEDKYKSKTEIAVDIIKEIKKIGLNIKIVLADSLYGESSNFLDIIYEYGLEYVVAIRSNHGVWLPSSQRVRANKWCKFTRTFSDGTQETRYIREIIYGQKRATTYWQITTDYET